The sequence AGCAGACCTAATGCTCGATAGCCTAAATAAACAATGAGCGAATCACCGAGAACACCTTTGCGCCAGAGCACTTTCTTTTTTGGCAAGAAGCTTAGAAACGATTTGATGCACTTCTTGTTGTTTTTATGTGCCAGTGTATCTATAGCGACGACCGCGCTTACTATTATAGTTCTTGCTTATGAGGCCATAGGTTTTTTTGAGGAGGTGTCGCTTGGCGAGTTTTTTTTGGGAACGGAGTGGACTCCGCTTTTTTATAAGAAGAGTTTTGGAATTCTTCCACTGTTATGCGGAACATTTTTAGTCTCTTTTATTGCCTTGGTCGTTGCTATTCCGCTTGGGTTAATCACGGCGATTTATCTAAGCGAATTTGCGCGCCCTTGGGAGAGAGATATTCTTAAGCCATTACTGGAGATTCTGGCAGGAATCCCTACCGTTGTGTACGGCTACTTTGCCTTTCTCTTTGTGACGCCTTTACTTCGCACGGTAATTCCGAGTCTATCGGGTTTTAATGCCTTGAGTCCCGGAATTGTAATGGGAGTAATGATCCTTCCCATGGTAGCATCGCTAAGCGAAGATGCTTTATATACGGTGCCCAAGAGTTTAAAAGAAGGGGCTTACGCTCTGGGATCGCGAAAGTTGCAAGTTATTTTTAGAGTTCAGATCCCCAGTGCTTTGGCTGGGATTTTGGTTTCTTGTGTCCTAGCAATGTCTCGG is a genomic window of Deltaproteobacteria bacterium containing:
- the pstC gene encoding phosphate ABC transporter permease subunit PstC; amino-acid sequence: MSESPRTPLRQSTFFFGKKLRNDLMHFLLFLCASVSIATTALTIIVLAYEAIGFFEEVSLGEFFLGTEWTPLFYKKSFGILPLLCGTFLVSFIALVVAIPLGLITAIYLSEFARPWERDILKPLLEILAGIPTVVYGYFAFLFVTPLLRTVIPSLSGFNALSPGIVMGVMILPMVASLSEDALYTVPKSLKEGAYALGSRKLQVIFRVQIPSALAGILVSCVLAMSRAMGETMIVTIAAGQQPRMTLNPFEPVETITAFIVQVSLGDTPHGTLEYKTIFALGGALFVLTYFLNGISLWIRGRFQQVYRG